In Thermothelomyces thermophilus ATCC 42464 chromosome 4, complete sequence, a single genomic region encodes these proteins:
- a CDS encoding glycoside hydrolase family 43 protein (CAZy_ID 268048) has product MFFASLLLGLLAGVSASPGHGRNSTFYNPIFPGFYPDPSCIYVPERDHTFFCASSSFNAFPGIPIHASKDLQNWKLIGHVLNRKEQLPRLAETNRSTSGIWAPTLRFHDDTFWLVTTLVDDDRPQEDASRWDNIIFKAKNPYDPRSWSKAVHFNFTGYDTEPFWDEDGKVYITGAHAWHVGPYIQQAEVDLDTGAVGEWRIIWNGTGGMAPEGPHIYRKDGWYYLLAAEGGTGIDHMVTMARSRKISSPYESNPNNPVLTNANTTSYFQTVGHSDLFHDRHGNWWAVALSTRSGPEYLHYPMGRETVMTAVSWPKDEWPTFTPISGKMSGWPMPPSQKDIRGVGPYVNSPDPEHLTFPRSAPLPAHLTYWRYPNPSSYTPSPPGHPNTLRLTPSRLNLTALNGNYAGADQTFVSRRQQHTLFTYSVTLDYAPRTAGEEAGVTAFLTQNHHLDLGVVLLPRGSATAPSLPGLSSKEEEGGQDLMIPHVRFRGESYVPVPAPVVYPIPRAWRGGKLVLEIRACNSTHFSFRVGPDGRRSERTVVMEASNEAVSWGFTGTLLGIYATSNGGNGTTPAYFSDWRYTPLEQFRD; this is encoded by the exons ATGTTCTTCGCTTCTCTGCTGCTCGGTCTCCTGGCGGGCGTGTCCGCTTCACCGGGACACGGGCGGAATTCCACCTTCTACAACCCCATCTTCCCCGGCTTCTACCCCGATCCGAGCTGCATCTACGTGCCCGAGCGTGACCACACCTTCTTCTGTGCCTCGTCGAGCTTCAACGCCTTCCCGGGCATCCCGATTCATGCCAGCAAGGACCTGCAGAACTGGAAGTTGATCGGCCATGTGCTGAATCGCAAGGAACAGCTTCCCCGGCTCGCTGAGACCAACCGGTCGACCAG CGGCATCTGGGCACCCACCCTCCGGTTCCATGACGACACCTTCTGGTTGGTCACCACACTAGTGGACGACGACCGGCCGCAGGAGGACGCTTCCAGATGGGACAAT ATTATCTTCAAGGCAAAGAATCCGTATGATCCGAGGTCCTGGTCCAAGGCCGTCCACTTCAACTTCACTGGCTACGACACGGAGCCTTTCTGGGACGAAGATGGAAAGGTGTACATCACCGGCGCCCATGCTTGGCATGTTGG CCCATACATCCAGCAGGCCGAAGTCGATCTCGACACGGGGGCCGTCGGCGAGTGGCGCATCATCTGGAACGGAACGGGCGGCATG GCTCCTGAAGGGCCGCACATCTACCGCAAAGATGGGTGGTACTACTTGCTGGCTGCTGAAG GGGGGACCGGCATCGACCATATGGTGACCATGGCCCGGTCGAGAAAAATCTCCAGTCCTTACGAGTCCAACCCAAACAACCCCGTGTTGACCAACGCCAACACGACCAGTTACT TTCAAACCGTCGGGCATTCAGACCTGTTCCATGACAGACATGGGAACTG GTGGGCAGTCGCCCTCTCCACCCGCTCCGGTCCAGAATATCTTCACTACCCCATGGGCCGCGAGACCGTCATGACAGCCGTGAGCTGGCCGAAGGACGAGTGGCCAACCTTCACCCCCATATCTGGCAAGATGAGCGGCTGGCCGATGCCTCCTTCGCAGAAGGACATTCGCGGAGTCGG CCCCTACGTCAACTCCCCCGACCCGGAACACCTGACCTTCCCCCGCTCGGCGCCCCTGCCGGCCCACCTCACCTACTGGCGATACCCGAACCCGTCCTCCTACACGCCGTCCCCGCCCGGGCACCCCAACACCCTCCGCCTGACCCCGTCCCGCCTGAACCTGACCGCCCTCAACGGCAACTACGCGGGGGCCGACCAGACCTTCGTCTCGCGCCGGCAGCAGCACACCCTCTTCACCTACAGCGTCACGCTCGACTACGCGCCGCGGACCGCCGGGGAGGAGGCCGGCGTGACCGCCTTCCTGACGCAGAACCACCACCTCGACCTGGGCGTCGTCCTGCTCCCTCGCGGCTCCGCCACCGCGCCCTCGCTGCCGGGCCTGAGTAGTA aggaagaagagggcgGACAAGACTTGATGATCCCGCATGTGCGGTTCAGGGGCGAGTCGTACGTGCCCGTCCCGGCGCCCGTCGTGTACCCGATACCCCGGGCCTGGAGAGGCGGGAAGCTTGTGTTAGAGATCCGGGCTTGTAATTCGACTCACTTCTCGTTCCGTGTCGGGCCGGACGGGAGACGGTCTGAGCGGACGGTGGTCATGGAGGCTTCGAACGAGGCCGTTAGCTGGGGCTTTACTG GAACGCTGCTGGGCATCTATGCGACCAGTAATGGTGGCAACGGAACCACGCCGGCGTATTTTTCGGATTGGAGGTACACACCATTGGAGCAGTTTAGGGATtga